Below is a genomic region from Isosphaeraceae bacterium EP7.
GCAGAGCCGAAAGGTTCCGGGGGTTCGAATCCCTCCCCCTCCGCTGAGTGCTCTCGATAAAACAACGCGAGCCCGGCCCGAACGTTCGGGCCGGGCTCGCGTTGTTTTGCGGCAGGATGGGCTCAGGCAAGCATCTGCTTGACGACCTTGCCATGAACGTCGGTCAGGCGGAAGTCGCGGCCCGCATAGCGATAGGTTAGGCGCTCGTGGTCGAAGCCGAGGAGGTGGAGCATCGTGGCGTGGAGGTCGTGGACGTGGACTTTGTCCTCGACCGCGGCGAATCCGAACTCGTCGGTGGCTCCCACGACGGTCCCTCCCTTGATGCCGCCTCCGGCCAGCCACATGCTGAAGCCGTAATGGTTATGGTCTCGACCGCTCAGACCGGGTAGCTCGGCGACCGGGGTCCGGCCGAACTCGCCTCCCCAGAGGACGAGCGTCTCATCGAGCATACCTCGCTGCTTCAGGTCCTTCAGGAATGCGGCGATGGGCTGGTCCCAGTTCTTGGCGAGCGTCCTGTGATGGGCGACCAGGTTCTCGTGGTCGTCCCAGGCCTGGCCGGCACCGTCCCAGACCTGGATGCAGCGGACCCCTCGTTCCAGCAGGCGGCGGGCGATCATGAGCTGGCGGCCGTGGATGCCGGTGCCGTACATGGCCTTGATCGAGGCGGGCTCCTGCTCGAAGTCGAAGGCGTCGGTGGCCTCGGTCTGCATCCGGTAGGCCAACTCGAACGACTGAATGCGCGACTCCAGGCGCGGGTCTCGCTGGTGGTCATTCAGGTGCTTCTCGTTGATACGCCCGAGCAGGTCGAGCTGCCTGCGCTGCTGCTCGGGGGTGGCCGCCTCGTTGCGGATGTTGGAGATGAGCTTGCGGATGTCGGTGTGCTGGCTGTCGATGTAGGTCCCCTGATAGGCGCCCGGCAGGAAGGCCGAACGCCAGTTCTGGGTGGCCACCACCGGGTATCCGCCGGGGCACATGGCGATGAATCCGGGCAGATTCTGGTTCTCGGAGCCCAGGCCGTAGGTGACCCACGAGCCCATGCTGGGGCGGGCCAGGCGTCCGTCTCCGCAGTTCATCAGCAGGAGCGAGGGCTCGTGGTTGGGGACGTCGGCGACCATCGACCGGACGACGCAGAGGTCGTCGATGCAGCCGGCGGTCTGCTCGAACAGCTCGCTGACCTCGATGCCGCTCTGGCCGTATTTCTTGAACTTGAACGGCGAGCCGAAGGCGGCCCCGGTCTTGCGCTCGGTGCGCAGGTTGCTATTGGGCAGCGGCTTTCCGTGATATTTGGAGAGCTGCGGCTTGGGGTCGAACGTGTCGACCTGCGACGGGCCGCCATTCATGAACAGGTGAACCATCCGCTTCGCCTTGGGGGCGAAGTGCGGGGCCTTGGGCGCGAGCGGGTTCAGCTCGGTGGTTGCGGCGGGCGCATCGCCGGACATGACGCCGGCCAGCCCGAGCATGCCGAAGCCCATGCCGCTGCGGCGGAGCATCTCGCGGCGGCCGATCGGCGTGTCGTCGGGGCGGGGAAGGTCGGCCATCGGACGTCCTCCGGGGGAGTGCGGGGTCGTCGTTTAATCGAGATACGAGAATTCGTTGGAGAGGAGGAGCGCCTGGACGTAACGCTCCCAGGAGGCGGCCGAGGCGCCATCCTCGCGGAGGAACTCACGTGCCAGGCCCCGCTCCTCATTGGAGGGGGACCGCTGGAAGAGGGCCCCGTAGAGCCCGGCGATGCGCCCGTCCTCTTCGCCGGTTGCCCGCCCGGAGACGGAACGGGCTGCGCCGACGACGAATGGGTGATTCATGAGGAAGAGTGCCTGGGGCGCGATGGTCGTCGGGTCACGGCGCGCGCTCGTGGCGTTGGGATCGGGGAAGTCGAACGTCCGGTAGAGGCCGGGAAGGTTCAGCCGATCGAGGAAGCCGTAAAGGGTGCGCCTGGAGGGCGCATCGGCCGTGATGTCCGGGAACGAGGGGCCGCCGACGTTGCCGTCGAGCCTTCCCGCGACGGCCAGAAGCGAATCGCGGGTCATCTCGAAATCGAGACGGCGGCGGTTCATCCTCCAGAGCAAGGCGTTTTCGGGGTCGACGGCGACGGCCTCGGGGCGATCGTCGCTGGCCTGCTGATAGGCCGCCGATCGCATGATCTGCCGATGCAGGGCCTTGATCGACCACCCCTCGGCCATGAACCGAGTGGCCAGGTGATCGAGTAACTCGGGATGCGTGGGCGGGTCGCTGCGCAGGCCGAAATCGCTGGGAGTCTGGACCAGCGGGGCGCCGAAGTGATGCATCCAGACTCGATTGACCAGCACGCGGGCGGTCAGCGGATTGTCGCGAGACGCGATCGCCTGAGCCAGCTCAAGCCGGCCGCTGCCGGCCTGGAACGGTTTAGCCTGGCCATGAGAGAGCACGTCGAGGAACTTGCGGGCGACGGGCTGGCCGGGGTTGAACGGGTTGCCCCGGACGAAGACGCGGGGCTCGACGGGGCTGGCCAGGTCTTCCAAGGCCATCGCCCTCGGCGGGGCCCCGGGGCCGGTCGTCCGCCATTTCACCACGGCGTTCCGAAGTTCCTGGAGCCTGCCCTGGGCCGGCCGGTCGGGAAGCAGGGCCAGGTCGCCGTACGGGTCGAACGGCAGGTCGGCCGGTGCGTCGGGCCCGTGGAAAAGCGGCCGCAATTGTTCCAGCGCAGGATAGGGCAGGGGGCCGGGCTCGACCCCACGCAAGTTGGCCCGGTCGTCGTGCTCGGCCGCGATCGACTCGACATTGTTCAGAAGCCGACCGTATGCCGCGGCGGCTTCGGCCAGCGTGGCGGGGGGCCGGGCGGAGAACTCGGCAACGACGGCCGCGTTGACCGGCTTCGAGGGGTCATCGGTCGCGAAGCCACGTGAGGCCAGGCTCCGCGCTTCATCGGCAAATGTTCTGGGCGGGAGTGCGGCCAGTGCATGCCAGGGGGCGAGCACCGGGTGATGACGCTTCTTGGTCCGTTCCAGGAGCTTGCGGTAACGCGTGATCATCGCCGGGTTGAGGTCGCCGCCGTCGGCCAGCAGCATGAACTCCTCGGTGGAAGGCTGGTCGAGTGACGACTGGGCGGCGATGAGATAGTCGCCGACACGCGACCTGGCCCCCGCGGTCAGCTCGCGGTGCTTCTCGGCGACGAACTCGGCGAGTTTTCCTTCGAGAGACGTTAGCTCGCGGGCGAAGTTCACATACTCGGGCGTCGCAGGCGGCCTCTCGAAGAGAGGAGGCTTGGTCGGTTCCATGGAACTGGCGAAGACGCCGTAGAGGGCGTAATAGTCTTTTGTCGGGATCGGGTCGAACTTGTGGTCGTGGCAGCGTGCGCACGAGACCGTCAGGCCCATCAGGCCGCGGCTTACCACGTCGATCCGATCGTCGATCACGTCGTGGATGTTGTTCATGAACCGGCTGCCGATGGTCAGGTAGCCCATGGCCCTGAGGGGCCTGCGATCCTCACTCGGCGGGAGGCGGTCGGCGGCAAGCTGCTCGACGATGAATCGGTCGTAGGGGAGGTCGTCGTTGAACGACTGGATGACATAGTCGCGATACGTGTAAGCCCAGGGATAATTTGCATCCTCGAACAGGATGTAACCCTTGGTGTCCGCGTAACGCGAGACGTCGAGCCAGTGCCGGGCCCAGCGCTCGCCGTACTGGGGCGAGGCGAGCAGGCGATCAACAACCTTGCCGAAGGCATCCGGGGAGTCGTCGGCGAGAAAACGGTCGACATCCGCAGAGGCAGGGGGGAGGCCGGTCAGGTCGTAGGTCGCCCGACGGATCAAGGTGCGTTTGTCGGCGGGACGAGACGGTTCGAGCCCCTTGGCTTCGAGCGAGCTCAGGATGAATCGGTCGACCGGCATCCTCGGCCATTCGGCGCGCTTGACGGGGGGCAACGAGGGATCGCCGATCGGCTGGAAGGCCCAGTGCTTTGAGGCGTCGGTCCCGTTTGCCGCGGCGTCAAGCTCCGACGACTCGGGCCAGGGGGCGCCCATCTTCACCCAGGCGGTGAGGTCGGCGACGGCATCGACACTCAAGGCAACCTTGGGGGGCATCTTGATCTCCCCCTCGCGGCGGATGACCTCGATGAGCGTGCTCTCTTCGGGCTGGCCCGGCGTGACGACCGGGCCGAGATCCGGGTGGACGAGCGCCTCGCGGGAGTCAAGCCGGATGCCCCCCTTCTGCACCTTGGCGCCATGGCACGAGGCGCAGCTTTCGACCAGGATCGGCCGGATCCGGCGCTCGAAAAATTCGGCCTGTTGCGGGGTCGCGACGGGGACTGCCGATGATGGAGTGTCGCCAGGGGCCGTCGCCAGAATCGGGCCGATCAGGAGGAACGAAGCTGCCCACATTGGATCGAAAGCCCTCGGCGCAGGGGGGTGACATCGCGCATCGAACCGGGGAGGGCGTTCGTCACAGAGCGACAAAGCTGTCCGAAGGCCACCGACGGGCCCTGGATGAAATGTTTAAGCCTCGTTGGATTCTAGCCCAAAGACTCAGCGCGGTGAAGCCCTCGGGCCGGAGATGTGAGGGCGAAAGGCCGCGGATAAGCCGAGCTGGACCACCCCACACGAATGACCAGAACCCGTGCGATCGTACGACGTGGCCGAGTTTGTTGTGAGATTCGAGCACGGATGGCAGGCTTTGGTCTTCCCCGGCGGGGTCGGCGCTCCGTACACTAGCGGGTGAACAAGGAGCAGGACTGCCCATGAAGCCGGCCGATAATTCGCCCCCCAAGACCTATGCCTTCGTCAGCTTGGGTTGCCCCAAAAACCTCGTCGACAGCGAGCGGATGCTCGGTCTGCTGGCTCAGGATGGGTACGTTCTCGTGCCCGACTCGGCCAAGGCCGACCTGGTGATCGTCAACACGTGCGGATTCATCGACGCCGCGCGGCAGGAGTCGCTTGGCGTCATCCGCGAGATGCTCGAGCGCAAGAAGCGGGGCGAAGTTAAAGGGGTGGTCGTGGCCGGCTGCCTGGCCGAGCGCCAGCGTGAGCTGCTGCTGGAGGAAGTGCCGGACGTCGACCAGATCGTTGGCGTCTTCGGCCGCGAGGAGATCGTCAGCGTCGCCGACCGGATCATGAACGGCCTGCAAGAGCAGCGCACCGTCTTCCGGCCGGCCGCCGTGCGTGCCCAGGACGACACCGCTCGCCTGCGGATCACGCCCAGGCACCTGGCCTACCTGAAGGTGTCCGAAGGCTGCGACCGGCTCTGCACGTTCTGCGCGATCCCGGGGATGCGCGGCAAGCACGTCACCAAGCCGATCGAGCAGGTCATCGTCGAGGCCCGCGAGCTGGTGGCCGACGGAGTGCGCGAGCTGAACCTCGTCGCCCAGGACATGACCTATTACGGCGTCGACCTTTATGGCCGACCGCGGCTGGCCGACCTGATCCGCGAGCTGGACCAGGTCGACGGCCTCGACTGGATCCGGGTCCTGTACAACTACCCCAACTATTTCACAGACGAGCTTTACGAGACCCTCGCATCGGCCTCGAAGGTGATTCCGTATCTTGATATGCCGCTCCAGCATATCAACGACCGGATGCTGAAGATGATGAACCGGCGGCACGACCGCGCGGGGACCGAGACGATCATCGCCAATTTGCGGAAGTCGATGCCCAACCTGGTCTTGCGGACGACGTTCATCGTCGGCTTCCCGGGCGAGACCGAGGCCGAGTTCAACGAGTTGCTGGAATACGTCGAGGCGACGAAGTTCGAGCGTCTGGGAGTTTTCCCCTACTCGCACGAGCCTGACACGCCCGCCGCGAAGCTGCCTGGTCAGATCGAACAGGCGGTTCGCGAGGAACGCCGCGACCGTGTGATGGCCGCCCAGCAGCCGATCGCGTTCGGCTTCAATGAGAGCCTGATCGGCAAGACGCTGGACGTGCTGATCGACGGGCCTTCGCCCGAGTCGGACGGCCGTCTCTGGCTGGGCCGGACGTATGCCGACGCCCCCGACGTGGACGGCCTGACCTACGTCCAGGGGGCGAACTTGCAGACCGGCGACCTGGTCTCTTGCGAGATCGTTGGGACGCGAGGCTATGACCTGGTGGCCGACGCCGGTAACATGCCCCCTCGGGGTCGCCGGTCGCGTCCCAAGGCGAAGAAGAGCCTGAAGAGCTCGCTGACGATCCTCAATCTCTGAGACCAGAGGCCCGTCCGCGATCATGGCGACCACCACCTCCGCGACCCGCCTCTGGAACGTGCCGAACACGCTCACGATGGGCCGGCTGTTCCTTGCGGTCATCGTCCTGGCCTTCATCTCCGCCGGCTGGTATTTCTCGGCGCTGGTCGCCTTCGCGATCGCGTCGTCGACGGACGCCCTCGATGGCTATATCGCGCGTCGGCTCAACCAGGTCACGGCACTCGGTCGTCAGCTCGATCCGCTCGTCGACAAGATCATCGTGCTGGGCGCGTTCATCTTCCTGCTGGCCGTCCCGGGCACGGGCCTTGCCCCCTGGATGGTGACCGTCGTGGTGCTGCGTGAGCTGGTTATCCAGGCGTTGCGCAGTCACCTTGAAGGGCAGGGGATGGCCTTCGGCGCCAAGTGGCCTGGCAAGGTGAAGACCACGTTCCAGTGCCTGGCGATCTCCGCGATTCTGGCCTGCCTCTGGCTCGGCGCGCCGCAACCCTGGCTGATGGGCCGCGACGGCCTGGTCTGGATCTCGATCGCTCTGACCTTATATAGCGGCCTGGATTACCTGGCCGGCGCGATGACTTTGCTCCGAGGCGACGCCGC
It encodes:
- the rimO gene encoding 30S ribosomal protein S12 methylthiotransferase RimO: MKPADNSPPKTYAFVSLGCPKNLVDSERMLGLLAQDGYVLVPDSAKADLVIVNTCGFIDAARQESLGVIREMLERKKRGEVKGVVVAGCLAERQRELLLEEVPDVDQIVGVFGREEIVSVADRIMNGLQEQRTVFRPAAVRAQDDTARLRITPRHLAYLKVSEGCDRLCTFCAIPGMRGKHVTKPIEQVIVEARELVADGVRELNLVAQDMTYYGVDLYGRPRLADLIRELDQVDGLDWIRVLYNYPNYFTDELYETLASASKVIPYLDMPLQHINDRMLKMMNRRHDRAGTETIIANLRKSMPNLVLRTTFIVGFPGETEAEFNELLEYVEATKFERLGVFPYSHEPDTPAAKLPGQIEQAVREERRDRVMAAQQPIAFGFNESLIGKTLDVLIDGPSPESDGRLWLGRTYADAPDVDGLTYVQGANLQTGDLVSCEIVGTRGYDLVADAGNMPPRGRRSRPKAKKSLKSSLTILNL
- a CDS encoding DUF1501 domain-containing protein translates to MADLPRPDDTPIGRREMLRRSGMGFGMLGLAGVMSGDAPAATTELNPLAPKAPHFAPKAKRMVHLFMNGGPSQVDTFDPKPQLSKYHGKPLPNSNLRTERKTGAAFGSPFKFKKYGQSGIEVSELFEQTAGCIDDLCVVRSMVADVPNHEPSLLLMNCGDGRLARPSMGSWVTYGLGSENQNLPGFIAMCPGGYPVVATQNWRSAFLPGAYQGTYIDSQHTDIRKLISNIRNEAATPEQQRRQLDLLGRINEKHLNDHQRDPRLESRIQSFELAYRMQTEATDAFDFEQEPASIKAMYGTGIHGRQLMIARRLLERGVRCIQVWDGAGQAWDDHENLVAHHRTLAKNWDQPIAAFLKDLKQRGMLDETLVLWGGEFGRTPVAELPGLSGRDHNHYGFSMWLAGGGIKGGTVVGATDEFGFAAVEDKVHVHDLHATMLHLLGFDHERLTYRYAGRDFRLTDVHGKVVKQMLA
- a CDS encoding PSD1 and planctomycete cytochrome C domain-containing protein, producing MWAASFLLIGPILATAPGDTPSSAVPVATPQQAEFFERRIRPILVESCASCHGAKVQKGGIRLDSREALVHPDLGPVVTPGQPEESTLIEVIRREGEIKMPPKVALSVDAVADLTAWVKMGAPWPESSELDAAANGTDASKHWAFQPIGDPSLPPVKRAEWPRMPVDRFILSSLEAKGLEPSRPADKRTLIRRATYDLTGLPPASADVDRFLADDSPDAFGKVVDRLLASPQYGERWARHWLDVSRYADTKGYILFEDANYPWAYTYRDYVIQSFNDDLPYDRFIVEQLAADRLPPSEDRRPLRAMGYLTIGSRFMNNIHDVIDDRIDVVSRGLMGLTVSCARCHDHKFDPIPTKDYYALYGVFASSMEPTKPPLFERPPATPEYVNFARELTSLEGKLAEFVAEKHRELTAGARSRVGDYLIAAQSSLDQPSTEEFMLLADGGDLNPAMITRYRKLLERTKKRHHPVLAPWHALAALPPRTFADEARSLASRGFATDDPSKPVNAAVVAEFSARPPATLAEAAAAYGRLLNNVESIAAEHDDRANLRGVEPGPLPYPALEQLRPLFHGPDAPADLPFDPYGDLALLPDRPAQGRLQELRNAVVKWRTTGPGAPPRAMALEDLASPVEPRVFVRGNPFNPGQPVARKFLDVLSHGQAKPFQAGSGRLELAQAIASRDNPLTARVLVNRVWMHHFGAPLVQTPSDFGLRSDPPTHPELLDHLATRFMAEGWSIKALHRQIMRSAAYQQASDDRPEAVAVDPENALLWRMNRRRLDFEMTRDSLLAVAGRLDGNVGGPSFPDITADAPSRRTLYGFLDRLNLPGLYRTFDFPDPNATSARRDPTTIAPQALFLMNHPFVVGAARSVSGRATGEEDGRIAGLYGALFQRSPSNEERGLAREFLREDGASAASWERYVQALLLSNEFSYLD
- the pgsA gene encoding CDP-diacylglycerol--glycerol-3-phosphate 3-phosphatidyltransferase, translated to MATTTSATRLWNVPNTLTMGRLFLAVIVLAFISAGWYFSALVAFAIASSTDALDGYIARRLNQVTALGRQLDPLVDKIIVLGAFIFLLAVPGTGLAPWMVTVVVLRELVIQALRSHLEGQGMAFGAKWPGKVKTTFQCLAISAILACLWLGAPQPWLMGRDGLVWISIALTLYSGLDYLAGAMTLLRGDAAPLR